A genome region from Corynebacterium comes includes the following:
- a CDS encoding Nramp family divalent metal transporter has product MLSRRRVGRQPLAWLLGPAFVAAVAYVDPGNVAANITAGAQYGYLLVWVLVVANVMAMLVQYLSAKLGLVTGYSLPELLGQRLPRGRRLTFWVQAETVAAATDLAEVIGGAIALHILFGLPLLMGGLLIGLVSMLLLAIQSRHGQRPFEFVIVGLLVIITAGFLTGMFIGTVSWGEALAGIIPRFEGTPTVVLAASMLGATVMPHAIYAHSSLARDRHGDIIAPEALPRLLRVTRWDVLLSLLVAGSVNIAMLLLAAGNLNGIEGTDSIEGAHGVITDTLGPVVGVAFGVGLLASGLASTSVGCYAGSTIMGGLLHRQIPQVVRRAVTLIPALIVIAAGVEPTWALVLSQVVLSLGIPFALIPLVVLSSDQTLMGGFAIRVPLQVASWVVVALIVSLNLALIGLLVTGRG; this is encoded by the coding sequence ATGTTGAGTAGGCGACGGGTGGGCCGTCAGCCCTTGGCCTGGTTACTAGGCCCGGCCTTCGTGGCTGCGGTGGCCTATGTGGACCCGGGCAACGTCGCGGCGAACATCACCGCCGGGGCACAGTACGGGTACCTGCTGGTGTGGGTGCTGGTGGTCGCCAACGTCATGGCGATGCTCGTGCAGTACCTTTCAGCCAAGCTCGGGCTGGTCACCGGCTATTCCCTGCCGGAGTTGCTGGGGCAACGGCTACCTCGGGGACGACGCTTGACGTTCTGGGTGCAGGCAGAGACGGTCGCCGCGGCCACGGACCTGGCCGAGGTGATCGGCGGGGCGATCGCCCTCCACATTCTCTTCGGCCTCCCCTTGTTGATGGGGGGCCTGCTCATCGGGTTGGTATCAATGCTGCTGCTGGCCATCCAATCCAGGCACGGTCAGCGTCCCTTCGAGTTCGTCATAGTAGGTCTGCTGGTAATCATCACCGCTGGCTTTCTCACAGGCATGTTCATCGGCACTGTCTCCTGGGGCGAGGCCTTGGCTGGGATTATCCCGCGCTTTGAGGGGACCCCGACGGTGGTGCTGGCCGCGAGCATGCTCGGAGCCACCGTGATGCCCCATGCCATCTATGCCCACTCCTCCCTCGCCCGAGACCGCCACGGTGACATCATCGCGCCCGAGGCATTGCCGCGCCTGCTCCGTGTCACCCGGTGGGATGTTCTCCTGTCGCTGCTGGTGGCCGGGTCGGTCAATATCGCAATGCTGTTGTTGGCGGCCGGCAACTTGAACGGGATTGAGGGCACCGACAGCATCGAAGGGGCCCACGGGGTGATCACCGACACGCTGGGACCGGTAGTCGGAGTGGCCTTCGGTGTCGGTTTGCTAGCTTCCGGGCTGGCGTCCACCTCGGTGGGCTGCTACGCCGGATCCACGATCATGGGCGGATTGCTGCACCGGCAGATCCCGCAGGTGGTGCGGCGAGCGGTCACCCTGATCCCCGCCTTAATCGTGATCGCCGCCGGGGTGGAGCCGACGTGGGCGCTGGTGCTCTCCCAGGTGGTCCTCAGCCTGGGTATCCCCTTCGCCCTGATCCCGCTGGTGGTGTTGAGCAGCGATCAAACCCTCATGGGCGGTTTCGCCATCCGGGTTCCTCTGCAGGTGGCGTCCTGGGTGGTGGTCGCGTTGATTGTGTCGTTGAATCTCGCCTTGATCGGACTGCTGGTCACCGGTCGGGGCTGA